One Bombus fervidus isolate BK054 chromosome 2, iyBomFerv1, whole genome shotgun sequence DNA segment encodes these proteins:
- the LOC139993896 gene encoding uncharacterized protein isoform X4, whose product MRSFHTSNRIFCRFVSNGHHDGGFSAREISINLLKELKNPVHGDRNNVDDVSWPFYNAIDEVLGYDRGSTPIGDEYIDPHEFLCVSVTPEEPTSPVNALPAQSNPEIDRRINDSFPERRLRALSANCTIEIQKVRSSGVNRQMNKNFAKRKRTTRNVAIAMPRLPRATELTIEKVTSETDCTKDLSRLRGRDAASTQEDKERLERNEDEGMPRKSRKSRMAAPYCDDRDSRIDRRIEQIFEYIKRRDEENRSIMIRVMHAVESIANKL is encoded by the exons ATGAGAAGTTTTCACACGTCCAATCGTATTTTCTGTAGATTTGTATCGAACGGTCATCATGACGGAGGTTTCTCAGCACGCGAAATTTCGAT CAATTTGTTAAAGGAACTGAAGAATCCGGTTCACGGAGACAGAAACAATGTGGATGACGTTTCGTGGCCGTTTTACAATGCGATCGACGAGGTTCTTGGATACGATCGGGGATCTACGCCGATCGGCGATGAGTACATCGATCCCCACGAATTCCTTTGCGTCTCCGTGACACCGGAAGAGCCCACCTCGCCCGTGAACGCACTTCCTGCGCAATCTAATCCGGAAATCGACCGTCGAATCAACGATTCGTTTCCGGAACGGAGGTTAAGGGCGCTTAGTGCCAACTGCACGATTGAGATCCAGAAAGTACGATCTTCTGGTGTTAACAG ACAGATGAACAAAAATTTCGCAAAGAGGAAACGAACCACGCGGAACGTCGCGATCGCGATGCCACGGCTACCACGTGCCACAGAACTAACGATCGAGAAAGTGACGTCAGAGACGGACTGCACCAAGGATTTATCCAGACTACGTGGAAGGGACGCCGCGTCGACTCAAGAAGACAAAGAGAGGTTAGAGCGTAACGAGGATGAGGGGATGCCGAGAAAGTCACGAAAAAGCCGTATGGCAGCACCGTATTGTGATGATCGTGATTCACGGATCGATCGCCGTATCGAGCAGATCTTTGAATATATCAAACGACGAGACGAAGAGAACAGATCTATCATGATACGAGTGATGCACGCGGTGGAGAGCATCGCTAACAAGCTATGA
- the LOC139993896 gene encoding uncharacterized protein isoform X3, with protein sequence MRSFHTSNRIFCRFVSNGHHDGGFSAREISMDREPHLPVYSAPKGKWKAIYRTQIFSPSWMGELKNPVHGDRNNVDDVSWPFYNAIDEVLGYDRGSTPIGDEYIDPHEFLCVSVTPEEPTSPVNALPAQSNPEIDRRINDSFPERRLRALSANCTIEIQKVRSSGVNRQMNKNFAKRKRTTRNVAIAMPRLPRATELTIEKVTSETDCTKDLSRLRGRDAASTQEDKERLERNEDEGMPRKSRKSRMAAPYCDDRDSRIDRRIEQIFEYIKRRDEENRSIMIRVMHAVESIANKL encoded by the exons ATGAGAAGTTTTCACACGTCCAATCGTATTTTCTGTAGATTTGTATCGAACGGTCATCATGACGGAGGTTTCTCAGCACGCGAAATTTCGAT GGACCGAGAACCTCACCTGCCGGTTTATTCAGCTCCGAAAGGAAAATGGAAAGCTATTTACCGGACGCAAATATTCAGCCCAAGCTGGATGGGA GAACTGAAGAATCCGGTTCACGGAGACAGAAACAATGTGGATGACGTTTCGTGGCCGTTTTACAATGCGATCGACGAGGTTCTTGGATACGATCGGGGATCTACGCCGATCGGCGATGAGTACATCGATCCCCACGAATTCCTTTGCGTCTCCGTGACACCGGAAGAGCCCACCTCGCCCGTGAACGCACTTCCTGCGCAATCTAATCCGGAAATCGACCGTCGAATCAACGATTCGTTTCCGGAACGGAGGTTAAGGGCGCTTAGTGCCAACTGCACGATTGAGATCCAGAAAGTACGATCTTCTGGTGTTAACAG ACAGATGAACAAAAATTTCGCAAAGAGGAAACGAACCACGCGGAACGTCGCGATCGCGATGCCACGGCTACCACGTGCCACAGAACTAACGATCGAGAAAGTGACGTCAGAGACGGACTGCACCAAGGATTTATCCAGACTACGTGGAAGGGACGCCGCGTCGACTCAAGAAGACAAAGAGAGGTTAGAGCGTAACGAGGATGAGGGGATGCCGAGAAAGTCACGAAAAAGCCGTATGGCAGCACCGTATTGTGATGATCGTGATTCACGGATCGATCGCCGTATCGAGCAGATCTTTGAATATATCAAACGACGAGACGAAGAGAACAGATCTATCATGATACGAGTGATGCACGCGGTGGAGAGCATCGCTAACAAGCTATGA
- the LOC139993896 gene encoding uncharacterized protein isoform X2: protein MRSFHTSNRIFCRFVSNGHHDGGFSAREISMYILQQMREEFPTIMANVHYKVLKKKWSNLLQQYKELKNPVHGDRNNVDDVSWPFYNAIDEVLGYDRGSTPIGDEYIDPHEFLCVSVTPEEPTSPVNALPAQSNPEIDRRINDSFPERRLRALSANCTIEIQKVRSSGVNRQMNKNFAKRKRTTRNVAIAMPRLPRATELTIEKVTSETDCTKDLSRLRGRDAASTQEDKERLERNEDEGMPRKSRKSRMAAPYCDDRDSRIDRRIEQIFEYIKRRDEENRSIMIRVMHAVESIANKL from the exons ATGAGAAGTTTTCACACGTCCAATCGTATTTTCTGTAGATTTGTATCGAACGGTCATCATGACGGAGGTTTCTCAGCACGCGAAATTTCGAT GTATATTTTGCAACAGATGAGAGAAGAATTTCCTACTATAATGGCTAACGTACATTACAAAGTGCTGAAGAAGAAATGGTCGAACCTGTTGCAGCAGTACAAA GAACTGAAGAATCCGGTTCACGGAGACAGAAACAATGTGGATGACGTTTCGTGGCCGTTTTACAATGCGATCGACGAGGTTCTTGGATACGATCGGGGATCTACGCCGATCGGCGATGAGTACATCGATCCCCACGAATTCCTTTGCGTCTCCGTGACACCGGAAGAGCCCACCTCGCCCGTGAACGCACTTCCTGCGCAATCTAATCCGGAAATCGACCGTCGAATCAACGATTCGTTTCCGGAACGGAGGTTAAGGGCGCTTAGTGCCAACTGCACGATTGAGATCCAGAAAGTACGATCTTCTGGTGTTAACAG ACAGATGAACAAAAATTTCGCAAAGAGGAAACGAACCACGCGGAACGTCGCGATCGCGATGCCACGGCTACCACGTGCCACAGAACTAACGATCGAGAAAGTGACGTCAGAGACGGACTGCACCAAGGATTTATCCAGACTACGTGGAAGGGACGCCGCGTCGACTCAAGAAGACAAAGAGAGGTTAGAGCGTAACGAGGATGAGGGGATGCCGAGAAAGTCACGAAAAAGCCGTATGGCAGCACCGTATTGTGATGATCGTGATTCACGGATCGATCGCCGTATCGAGCAGATCTTTGAATATATCAAACGACGAGACGAAGAGAACAGATCTATCATGATACGAGTGATGCACGCGGTGGAGAGCATCGCTAACAAGCTATGA
- the LOC139993896 gene encoding uncharacterized protein isoform X1: MTEVSQHAKFRWTENLTCRFIQLRKENGKLFTGRKYSAQAGWEYILQQMREEFPTIMANVHYKVLKKKWSNLLQQYKELKNPVHGDRNNVDDVSWPFYNAIDEVLGYDRGSTPIGDEYIDPHEFLCVSVTPEEPTSPVNALPAQSNPEIDRRINDSFPERRLRALSANCTIEIQKVRSSGVNRQMNKNFAKRKRTTRNVAIAMPRLPRATELTIEKVTSETDCTKDLSRLRGRDAASTQEDKERLERNEDEGMPRKSRKSRMAAPYCDDRDSRIDRRIEQIFEYIKRRDEENRSIMIRVMHAVESIANKL, from the exons ATGACGGAGGTTTCTCAGCACGCGAAATTTCGAT GGACCGAGAACCTCACCTGCCGGTTTATTCAGCTCCGAAAGGAAAATGGAAAGCTATTTACCGGACGCAAATATTCAGCCCAAGCTGGATGGGA GTATATTTTGCAACAGATGAGAGAAGAATTTCCTACTATAATGGCTAACGTACATTACAAAGTGCTGAAGAAGAAATGGTCGAACCTGTTGCAGCAGTACAAA GAACTGAAGAATCCGGTTCACGGAGACAGAAACAATGTGGATGACGTTTCGTGGCCGTTTTACAATGCGATCGACGAGGTTCTTGGATACGATCGGGGATCTACGCCGATCGGCGATGAGTACATCGATCCCCACGAATTCCTTTGCGTCTCCGTGACACCGGAAGAGCCCACCTCGCCCGTGAACGCACTTCCTGCGCAATCTAATCCGGAAATCGACCGTCGAATCAACGATTCGTTTCCGGAACGGAGGTTAAGGGCGCTTAGTGCCAACTGCACGATTGAGATCCAGAAAGTACGATCTTCTGGTGTTAACAG ACAGATGAACAAAAATTTCGCAAAGAGGAAACGAACCACGCGGAACGTCGCGATCGCGATGCCACGGCTACCACGTGCCACAGAACTAACGATCGAGAAAGTGACGTCAGAGACGGACTGCACCAAGGATTTATCCAGACTACGTGGAAGGGACGCCGCGTCGACTCAAGAAGACAAAGAGAGGTTAGAGCGTAACGAGGATGAGGGGATGCCGAGAAAGTCACGAAAAAGCCGTATGGCAGCACCGTATTGTGATGATCGTGATTCACGGATCGATCGCCGTATCGAGCAGATCTTTGAATATATCAAACGACGAGACGAAGAGAACAGATCTATCATGATACGAGTGATGCACGCGGTGGAGAGCATCGCTAACAAGCTATGA